In Streptomyces sp. NBC_01439, the following are encoded in one genomic region:
- a CDS encoding VOC family protein has protein sequence MDINLSQCFIAVDDHDKALAFYRDVLGLEVRNDVGFEGMRWVTVGSPTQPDVEIVLEPPLADPGASAADRQAMAELLAKGLLRGVIFSTDDVDATFEHIRAAGGEVLQEPVDQPYGVRDCAFRDPAGNMLRFNQPRKS, from the coding sequence ATGGACATCAACCTCTCGCAGTGCTTCATCGCAGTCGACGACCACGACAAGGCGCTCGCCTTCTACCGCGACGTGCTCGGCCTGGAAGTCCGCAACGACGTCGGGTTCGAAGGGATGCGCTGGGTGACCGTCGGCTCCCCCACCCAGCCGGACGTGGAGATCGTCCTCGAACCGCCGCTCGCCGACCCGGGCGCCTCGGCGGCCGACCGGCAGGCCATGGCGGAGCTGCTGGCCAAGGGCCTGCTGCGCGGCGTGATCTTCTCCACGGACGACGTCGACGCCACCTTCGAACACATCCGGGCCGCCGGCGGGGAGGTGCTGCAGGAGCCCGTCGACCAGCCGTACGGCGTCCGCGACTGCGCCTTCCGGGACCCGGCGGGCAACATGCTGCGCTTCAACCAGCCCCGTAAGTCCTGA
- a CDS encoding excinuclease ABC subunit UvrA → MSRATEPDPTSPAPQTPHAADSHGLIRVHGARVNNLKDVSIEIPKRRLTVFTGVSGSGKSSLVFDTIAAESQRMINETYSTFVQGFMPTLARPEVDVLDGLTTAITVDQQRMGGDPRSTVGTATDANAMLRILFSRLGKPHIGPPSAYSFNVASVRASGGITVERGAAKTKTVKATFSRTGGMCVRCEGRGSVSDIDLTQLYDDSNSLAEGAFTIPGWKSDSFWTVRVYAESGFLDPDKPIREYTKKEMQDFLYREPTKVKVEGVNLTYEGLIPKIQKSFLSKDKEAMQPHIRAFVERAVTFTVCPECEGTRLSEGARSSKIKKISIADACTMQISDLAEWVRGLAEPSVAPLLTALQLTLDSFVEIGLGYLSLDRASGTLSGGEAQRVKMIRHLGSSLTDVTYVFDEPTIGLHPHDIQRMNDLLLRLRDKGNTVLVVEHKPETIAIADHVVDIGPGAGTAGGTVCYEGTVEGLRSGGTITGRHLDDRAKLKPSVRKPTGALEIRGATANNLRDVDVDVPLGVLTVVTGVAGSGKSSLLHKSLSPDADVVSIDQGAIRGSRRSNPATYTGLLDPIRKAFAKVNGVKPALFSANSEGACPTCNGAGVIYTDLAMMAGVSTTCEECEGKRFEASVLEYHLGGRDISEVLAMSVTEAEEFFGAGEAHTPAAHRILTRLADVGLGYLSLGQPLTTLSGGERQRLKLATHMAEKGGVYVLDEPTTGLHLADVEQLLGLLDRLVDSGKSVIVIEHHQAVMAHADWIIDLGPGAGHDGGRIVFEGTPADLVEDRSTLTGEHLAAYVGA, encoded by the coding sequence ATGAGCAGGGCCACCGAGCCGGACCCCACGTCGCCCGCACCGCAGACGCCGCACGCTGCCGACAGCCACGGTCTGATCCGCGTGCACGGTGCACGCGTGAACAACCTCAAGGACGTCAGCATCGAGATCCCCAAGCGCCGGCTGACGGTGTTCACCGGAGTCTCCGGTTCGGGCAAGAGCTCCCTGGTGTTCGACACGATCGCCGCCGAGTCCCAGCGGATGATCAACGAGACCTACAGCACCTTCGTCCAGGGCTTCATGCCCACGCTGGCCCGCCCCGAAGTCGACGTACTCGACGGACTCACCACCGCGATCACCGTCGACCAGCAGCGCATGGGCGGCGACCCCCGCTCCACCGTCGGCACCGCGACCGACGCCAACGCCATGCTGCGCATCCTCTTCAGCCGGCTCGGCAAGCCGCACATCGGCCCGCCCAGCGCCTACTCCTTCAACGTCGCCTCCGTCCGGGCCAGCGGCGGCATCACGGTCGAGCGCGGCGCCGCCAAGACCAAGACCGTGAAGGCGACCTTCTCCCGCACCGGCGGCATGTGCGTGCGCTGCGAGGGCCGCGGCTCGGTCTCCGACATCGACCTCACCCAGCTCTACGACGACTCCAACTCGCTCGCCGAGGGCGCGTTCACCATCCCCGGCTGGAAGTCCGACAGCTTCTGGACCGTGCGGGTCTACGCCGAGTCGGGCTTCCTCGACCCGGACAAGCCGATCCGCGAGTACACCAAGAAGGAGATGCAGGACTTCCTCTACCGGGAACCCACCAAGGTCAAGGTCGAGGGCGTCAACCTCACCTACGAGGGCCTCATCCCCAAGATCCAGAAGTCCTTCCTGTCGAAGGACAAGGAAGCGATGCAGCCGCACATCCGGGCCTTCGTGGAACGGGCGGTCACCTTCACCGTCTGTCCCGAGTGCGAGGGCACCCGGCTCAGCGAGGGCGCCCGGTCCTCGAAGATCAAGAAGATCAGCATCGCCGACGCCTGCACCATGCAGATCAGCGACCTCGCCGAGTGGGTGCGCGGCCTCGCCGAGCCCTCGGTCGCCCCGCTGCTCACCGCACTGCAGCTCACCCTCGACTCGTTCGTGGAGATCGGCCTCGGCTACCTCTCGCTCGACCGGGCCTCCGGCACCCTGTCGGGCGGCGAGGCGCAACGCGTCAAGATGATCCGCCACCTCGGCTCCTCGCTCACCGACGTCACCTACGTCTTCGACGAGCCCACCATCGGCCTGCACCCGCACGACATCCAGCGCATGAACGACCTGCTCCTACGGCTGCGCGACAAGGGCAACACCGTGCTCGTCGTGGAGCACAAGCCGGAGACCATCGCGATCGCCGACCACGTCGTCGACATCGGCCCCGGCGCGGGCACCGCGGGCGGCACCGTCTGCTACGAGGGCACCGTCGAGGGGCTGCGCTCCGGCGGCACCATCACCGGCCGCCACCTCGACGACCGGGCCAAGCTCAAACCGTCGGTGCGCAAGCCCACCGGCGCGCTGGAGATCCGCGGAGCCACGGCGAACAACTTGCGCGACGTCGACGTCGACGTCCCGCTCGGGGTGCTCACGGTCGTCACCGGCGTCGCCGGTTCCGGCAAGAGCTCGCTGCTGCACAAGTCGCTCTCCCCCGACGCGGACGTGGTCTCCATCGACCAGGGCGCGATCCGCGGCTCGCGCCGGAGCAACCCGGCGACCTACACCGGGCTGCTCGACCCGATCCGCAAGGCGTTCGCCAAGGTCAACGGAGTGAAGCCGGCCCTGTTCAGCGCCAACTCCGAGGGCGCCTGCCCCACGTGCAACGGCGCCGGCGTCATCTACACCGACCTGGCGATGATGGCCGGCGTCTCGACCACCTGCGAGGAGTGCGAGGGCAAGCGGTTCGAGGCGTCGGTGCTGGAGTACCACCTCGGCGGCCGCGACATCAGCGAGGTGCTCGCGATGTCGGTGACCGAGGCCGAGGAGTTCTTCGGCGCGGGCGAGGCGCACACGCCCGCCGCGCACCGCATCCTCACCCGGCTCGCGGACGTCGGGCTCGGCTACCTCAGCCTCGGCCAGCCGCTCACGACGCTGTCCGGCGGCGAGCGGCAGCGCCTCAAGCTGGCCACCCACATGGCGGAGAAGGGCGGCGTCTACGTCCTCGACGAACCGACCACCGGCCTGCACCTCGCCGACGTGGAGCAGCTGCTCGGCCTGCTCGACCGGCTGGTCGACTCCGGGAAGTCGGTGATCGTCATCGAGCACCACCAGGCGGTCATGGCGCACGCCGACTGGATCATCGACCTCGGTCCCGGCGCCGGTCACGACGGCGGCCGGATCGTCTTCGAGGGCACCCCGGCCGACCTCGTGGAGGACCGCTCCACCCTCACCGGCGAGCACCTCGCGGCGTACGTCGGCGCCTGA
- a CDS encoding diacylglycerol kinase, which yields MSQAGAPVGGLLVLVDPVARRLDGESVRIAKDVLSAGAAAKICLPDSQEEFARALARRGHRRLVIVGDDRALVRAVGLLHRERGLGEGPLALVPVGPVGSLGLARSLGVPLSAVSAARAVLDGAVRTCDLLVDDSDGVVLGALRIPPVHGVPRPAGPSVWSAYRSLVRTLVRPVAAAGGAATSRHRLRVEADGVLLADVDRPVEDVSVRTRDDGGAAEVVVRTGGGSSAESTVTARAKTVTVSGADFRYRADAALTGPVRRRTWTLRPGAWTLTVPR from the coding sequence ATGAGCCAAGCGGGCGCGCCGGTAGGCGGCCTGCTCGTGCTCGTCGACCCGGTCGCACGCCGTCTCGACGGCGAGTCCGTGCGGATCGCGAAGGATGTGTTGTCAGCGGGCGCGGCAGCGAAAATCTGCCTCCCGGATTCGCAGGAGGAATTTGCGCGGGCGCTCGCCCGCCGGGGTCATAGGCGGCTGGTGATCGTCGGTGACGACCGGGCGCTGGTGCGCGCCGTGGGGCTGCTGCACCGGGAGCGCGGGCTGGGGGAGGGGCCCCTGGCGCTGGTCCCGGTGGGCCCGGTGGGGTCGCTGGGACTGGCGAGGTCCCTCGGCGTGCCGCTTTCGGCCGTTTCGGCGGCCCGGGCGGTCCTCGACGGTGCGGTGCGCACCTGTGACCTGCTGGTCGACGACAGCGACGGAGTGGTGCTCGGCGCGCTGCGGATCCCGCCGGTGCACGGGGTCCCGCGGCCCGCCGGGCCGTCCGTGTGGAGCGCGTACCGCTCGCTGGTGCGGACGCTGGTCCGGCCGGTGGCGGCGGCCGGCGGCGCGGCCACGAGCCGGCACCGGCTGCGGGTCGAGGCCGACGGGGTGCTGCTGGCGGACGTGGACCGGCCCGTGGAGGATGTCTCGGTTCGCACCCGGGACGACGGCGGTGCGGCGGAGGTCGTGGTCCGGACGGGTGGCGGCAGCTCCGCCGAATCGACGGTCACGGCCCGGGCGAAGACGGTGACGGTGTCGGGCGCGGACTTCCGCTACCGGGCGGACGCGGCGCTGACCGGCCCGGTCCGCCGCCGTACGTGGACCCTGCGCCCGGGGGCGTGGACGCTCACCGTGCCCCGGTGA
- a CDS encoding adenylosuccinate synthase has protein sequence MPALVLLGAQWGDEGKGKATDLLGGSVDYVVRYQGGNNAGHTVVVGDQKYALHLLPSGILSPGCTPVIGNGVVVDPAVLLSELRGLNERGIDTSKLLLSGNAHLITPYNVTLDKVGERFLGKRKIGTTGRGIGPTYADKINRVGIRVQDLYDESILIQKVEAALEGKNQLLAKLYNRRAIDAAQIVEEMLQYAEQIKPYVADTTLILNNALDEDKVVLFEGGQGTLLDVDHGTYPFVTSSNPTAGGACTGTGVGPTKISRVIGILKAYTTRVGAGPFPTELFDQDGEDLRRIGGERGVTTGRDRRCGWFDAPIARYATRVNGLTDFFLTKLDVLTGWEQIPVCVAYEIDGKRVEELPYSQTDFHHAKPIYEYLPGWSEDITKAKTFEDLPANAQAYVKALEEMSGAPISAIGVGPGRTETIEINSFL, from the coding sequence GTGCCCGCTCTTGTGCTGCTCGGAGCTCAGTGGGGTGACGAGGGCAAGGGAAAGGCCACCGACCTGCTCGGTGGATCCGTTGACTATGTAGTGCGCTACCAGGGCGGCAACAATGCCGGCCACACGGTCGTCGTGGGCGACCAGAAGTACGCACTGCACCTTCTCCCTTCCGGCATCCTCTCTCCCGGATGCACCCCGGTCATCGGTAACGGTGTCGTCGTCGACCCGGCCGTCCTGCTCTCCGAGCTGCGCGGCCTGAACGAGCGCGGCATCGACACCTCCAAGCTGCTCCTCAGCGGCAACGCGCACCTGATCACGCCGTACAACGTCACCCTCGACAAGGTCGGCGAGCGCTTCCTCGGCAAGCGCAAGATCGGCACCACCGGTCGCGGCATCGGCCCGACGTACGCGGACAAGATCAACCGCGTCGGCATCCGCGTCCAGGACCTCTACGACGAGTCGATCCTCATCCAGAAGGTCGAAGCGGCGCTGGAGGGCAAGAACCAGCTCCTCGCGAAGCTCTACAACCGCCGCGCGATCGACGCCGCCCAGATCGTCGAGGAGATGCTCCAGTACGCGGAGCAGATCAAGCCGTACGTCGCCGACACCACCCTGATCCTCAACAACGCGCTGGACGAGGACAAGGTCGTGCTGTTCGAGGGCGGCCAGGGCACCCTGCTCGACGTCGACCACGGCACCTATCCCTTCGTCACCTCGTCCAACCCGACCGCCGGCGGCGCCTGCACCGGCACCGGCGTGGGCCCGACGAAGATCAGCCGGGTCATCGGCATCCTCAAGGCCTACACGACCCGAGTCGGCGCGGGCCCGTTCCCGACCGAACTGTTCGACCAGGACGGCGAGGACCTGCGCCGCATCGGCGGCGAGCGCGGCGTGACCACCGGACGTGACCGCCGCTGCGGTTGGTTCGACGCGCCGATCGCACGTTACGCCACCCGTGTGAACGGCCTCACCGACTTCTTCCTCACCAAGCTGGACGTACTGACCGGCTGGGAGCAGATCCCGGTCTGCGTCGCGTACGAGATCGACGGCAAGCGCGTCGAGGAGCTGCCGTACTCGCAGACGGACTTCCACCACGCGAAGCCGATCTACGAATACCTCCCCGGCTGGTCCGAGGACATCACCAAGGCCAAGACCTTCGAGGACCTGCCGGCGAACGCCCAGGCCTACGTCAAGGCCCTGGAGGAGATGTCGGGCGCCCCGATCTCCGCGATCGGCGTCGGCCCCGGCCGTACCGAGACGATCGAGATCAACTCTTTCCTCTAA
- a CDS encoding PP2C family protein-serine/threonine phosphatase, producing the protein MTPRRAPRAASADLLSTLGRLADQARRGVELQQARVDLAEALQSEMLPASLPALPGLRTAARYAPARHGLDIGGDWYDGFRLPEGALAFCIGDVQGHDVEAAAFMGQVRICLRAVAAVVVDPGEVLSRANEVLLSMDRDLFATCSLLRFDPETQELETARAGHVPAVWATVDGAYGISEDDGGPPLNLVSGAGYAVTRRRLTQAGSIVLLTDGVVEGPKFPIEVGLERVAGVVREAAGTDPDELASEVMKVADSTGHADDAAVLVLSHDARPDPEESG; encoded by the coding sequence GTGACTCCTCGCCGTGCCCCGCGGGCGGCCAGCGCCGACCTGCTCAGCACGCTCGGGCGGCTCGCCGACCAGGCCCGCCGCGGGGTGGAGCTGCAGCAGGCCCGGGTGGACCTGGCCGAGGCGCTGCAGAGCGAGATGCTGCCCGCCTCGCTGCCCGCGCTGCCGGGCCTGCGGACCGCCGCCCGCTACGCACCCGCCCGGCACGGCCTGGACATCGGCGGCGACTGGTACGACGGGTTCCGGCTGCCCGAGGGTGCGCTCGCCTTCTGCATCGGTGACGTCCAGGGGCACGACGTGGAGGCGGCCGCCTTCATGGGGCAGGTACGGATCTGTCTGCGGGCCGTGGCCGCCGTCGTCGTCGATCCGGGCGAGGTGCTGAGCCGGGCCAACGAAGTGCTGCTCTCCATGGACCGCGACCTCTTCGCGACCTGCAGCCTGCTCCGCTTCGATCCGGAGACGCAGGAGCTGGAAACCGCCCGGGCCGGACACGTTCCGGCGGTCTGGGCCACCGTCGACGGCGCGTACGGCATATCCGAGGACGACGGCGGCCCGCCGCTGAACCTGGTGTCCGGGGCGGGGTACGCGGTGACCCGGCGCCGGCTGACGCAGGCGGGGTCGATCGTGCTGCTCACCGACGGCGTGGTGGAGGGTCCGAAGTTCCCGATCGAGGTGGGGCTGGAGCGGGTGGCCGGGGTCGTGCGGGAGGCCGCGGGCACCGATCCGGACGAGTTGGCCAGCGAGGTGATGAAGGTGGCCGACTCCACCGGCCACGCCGATGACGCCGCCGTGCTCGTGCTCAGCCACGACGCCCGGCCCGATCCGGAAGAGTCGGGCTAG
- a CDS encoding MASE1 domain-containing protein, which translates to MVRTEGWRRLPAALLPILAVAVAYYLGGLIGLHQRVVVNGAEVTPLWLPTGIAVTSLLWLGLRAWPGIALGTYLTIEQITDFDPPGLIIVAGNVLAPVCAYLMLRRVGFRTEMDRLRDALALVFLGGLLPMLISATVGTWTLVLTGDLPMSQFWPVWSAWWAGDAMGVLVVTPLLLVLGRLLTVRRPREGYRAAEAAALVVAAVAVTLVATRSPLSLLFLVFPLIIWAAVRFQLAGSAPITLLVSVLTIAAATAHAGPFAHHTLLEVMINLQGFNGAAALTGLLLSALVTEQNNVRLKIEQVCEDLAELVEQLAPGKPDR; encoded by the coding sequence GTGGTGCGCACCGAGGGATGGCGACGTCTACCCGCAGCTCTGCTGCCGATCCTCGCCGTCGCCGTCGCCTACTACCTGGGCGGACTGATCGGCCTGCACCAGCGCGTCGTCGTCAACGGCGCCGAGGTCACGCCCCTGTGGCTGCCGACGGGCATCGCGGTGACCTCCCTGCTCTGGCTGGGCCTGCGGGCGTGGCCGGGGATCGCGCTCGGTACGTACCTCACCATCGAGCAGATCACCGATTTCGACCCGCCGGGCCTGATCATCGTCGCGGGGAACGTCCTCGCCCCCGTCTGCGCGTACCTGATGCTGCGCCGGGTGGGTTTCCGTACCGAGATGGACCGGCTGCGGGACGCCCTGGCGCTGGTCTTCCTGGGCGGTCTGCTGCCCATGCTGATCAGCGCGACGGTCGGGACCTGGACGCTGGTGCTCACCGGGGACCTGCCGATGTCGCAGTTCTGGCCGGTCTGGTCGGCCTGGTGGGCCGGGGACGCGATGGGCGTGCTCGTGGTGACCCCGCTCCTGCTCGTCCTGGGCCGGCTCCTGACGGTCCGGCGGCCCCGGGAGGGCTACCGTGCGGCCGAGGCGGCGGCCCTGGTGGTCGCCGCCGTCGCCGTCACGCTCGTGGCCACCCGGAGCCCCCTCTCGCTGCTCTTCCTCGTCTTCCCTCTGATCATCTGGGCGGCCGTACGCTTCCAGCTCGCCGGGAGCGCTCCGATCACCCTGCTGGTGTCGGTCCTGACGATCGCCGCGGCAACCGCCCACGCCGGGCCGTTCGCCCACCACACCCTCCTCGAAGTCATGATCAACCTCCAGGGCTTCAACGGTGCGGCGGCCCTGACCGGGCTACTGCTGTCGGCCCTGGTCACCGAGCAGAACAACGTCCGCCTGAAGATCGAGCAGGTCTGCGAGGACCTGGCCGAACTGGTGGAACAGCTGGCCCCGGGCAAACCGGATCGCTAG
- a CDS encoding alpha/beta hydrolase family protein, translating into MTDPAAVERDAAEAASAFAHPTVAPDATAAYGEHPDHVVDFYAPRGDAKEPAPLVVLLHGGAWRSPYDRQHLTPFADFLARRGFAVANVEYRRGSSLPHQNAEAPVAGRWPETFDDVAAAMDALPGLVAGALPQADVRRTVVTGHSAGGHLALWAAARHVLPTGSPWRLPAPPMLRGVVALAPIADFAVAEELGVCGGASAQLLGGADHWDERLPHADPAALLPTGIATAVVQGRDDIVVPPQVAEAYVAAAAKAGEMVGLTLLDAVGHFPLIDPAADACAVVAEEISQLAW; encoded by the coding sequence ATGACGGACCCCGCCGCAGTGGAACGGGATGCCGCGGAGGCCGCCTCGGCCTTCGCCCACCCGACCGTGGCGCCGGACGCGACCGCCGCGTACGGGGAACACCCCGACCACGTCGTCGACTTCTACGCCCCGCGCGGCGACGCCAAGGAGCCGGCCCCGCTCGTGGTGTTGCTGCACGGGGGCGCCTGGCGGTCCCCGTACGACCGGCAACACCTCACGCCGTTCGCCGACTTCCTGGCCCGCCGGGGTTTCGCCGTCGCCAACGTCGAGTACCGGCGCGGCAGTTCCCTCCCGCACCAGAACGCCGAGGCGCCGGTCGCCGGGCGCTGGCCGGAGACCTTCGACGACGTCGCCGCCGCGATGGACGCCCTGCCGGGGCTGGTGGCCGGCGCGCTCCCGCAGGCCGATGTCCGCCGCACGGTCGTCACCGGCCACTCGGCCGGCGGCCACCTCGCACTGTGGGCCGCGGCCCGGCACGTGCTCCCGACCGGCTCCCCGTGGCGGCTGCCCGCCCCGCCGATGCTGCGGGGCGTGGTGGCGCTGGCCCCGATCGCGGACTTCGCGGTGGCGGAGGAACTGGGCGTGTGCGGCGGCGCGAGCGCGCAGCTGCTGGGCGGGGCCGACCACTGGGACGAGCGGCTGCCGCACGCCGATCCGGCGGCGCTGCTGCCGACGGGGATCGCCACGGCGGTGGTCCAGGGCCGGGACGACATCGTGGTCCCGCCGCAGGTGGCCGAGGCGTACGTGGCGGCGGCCGCGAAGGCGGGGGAGATGGTCGGACTGACCCTGCTGGACGCGGTCGGTCACTTCCCGCTGATCGACCCGGCGGCGGACGCGTGCGCGGTGGTCGCCGAGGAGATCTCGCAGCTCGCCTGGTAG
- the kynU gene encoding kynureninase produces MAADPSADVSADLRSRAAELDAADALAKLRERFTLPDGVVYLDGNSLGALPAGVADTTADVVARQWGELLIRSWDESGWWTAPERIGDKVAPLIGAAPGQVVVGDSTSVNLFKALVGAARLAAPGRTKLLVDAATFPTDGYIAQSAARMTGLTVVPVDPSHAAGAMDEDTAVVLLNHVDYRSGRLHDLPALTAAARAVGAVTVWDLCHSAGALPVGLDEHAVDLAVGCTYKYLNGGPGAPAYLYIAARHQAGFDSPLPGWNGHADPFAMTPTFEAARGATRGRVGTPDILSMLALESALDAWDGVSVEDVRAKSLALTDFFLECVAAYVPQGRVESVTPAEHGHRGSQISLRTENAREVMGELISRGVIGDFRAPDVLRFGFTPLYVGFADAERAARTLGHIFG; encoded by the coding sequence ATGGCGGCAGACCCTTCGGCGGACGTGTCGGCGGACCTGCGCAGCCGTGCGGCCGAGCTGGACGCCGCCGACGCGCTCGCGAAGCTCCGCGAGCGCTTCACCCTCCCCGACGGGGTCGTCTACCTGGACGGCAACTCCCTCGGCGCCCTCCCGGCCGGTGTCGCGGACACCACCGCCGACGTCGTCGCCAGGCAGTGGGGCGAGCTCCTCATCCGGTCCTGGGACGAGAGCGGTTGGTGGACCGCGCCCGAGCGGATCGGCGACAAGGTCGCCCCGCTCATCGGCGCGGCCCCCGGCCAGGTGGTCGTCGGTGACTCCACCAGCGTCAACCTCTTCAAGGCACTGGTCGGCGCCGCCCGTCTCGCGGCACCCGGTCGGACGAAGCTGCTGGTCGACGCCGCCACCTTCCCCACCGACGGCTACATCGCGCAGTCGGCGGCCCGGATGACGGGCCTGACCGTCGTCCCGGTGGACCCCTCGCACGCGGCCGGGGCCATGGACGAGGACACCGCCGTGGTGCTCCTCAACCACGTCGACTACCGCAGCGGACGGCTCCACGACCTGCCCGCCCTCACCGCGGCGGCCCGCGCCGTCGGGGCGGTCACGGTCTGGGACCTGTGCCACTCCGCCGGGGCCCTTCCCGTTGGCCTCGACGAACACGCCGTCGACCTCGCGGTGGGCTGTACGTACAAGTACCTCAACGGCGGCCCCGGCGCGCCCGCGTACCTGTACATCGCCGCCCGCCACCAGGCCGGATTCGACTCCCCGCTCCCGGGCTGGAACGGCCACGCGGATCCGTTCGCGATGACCCCGACCTTCGAGGCGGCCCGGGGCGCGACCCGCGGGCGCGTCGGCACGCCGGACATCCTGTCCATGCTGGCCCTGGAGTCGGCGCTCGACGCCTGGGACGGGGTGTCCGTCGAAGACGTACGGGCCAAGTCCCTCGCCCTGACCGACTTCTTCCTCGAATGCGTGGCGGCGTACGTCCCGCAGGGCCGGGTCGAGTCGGTCACCCCGGCCGAGCACGGCCACCGCGGGAGCCAGATCTCGCTGCGGACCGAGAACGCCCGCGAGGTCATGGGAGAGCTGATCTCCCGCGGCGTCATCGGCGACTTCCGGGCACCCGACGTCCTGCGCTTCGGCTTCACGCCGCTCTACGTCGGTTTCGCCGACGCCGAGCGTGCCGCGCGGACACTGGGTCACATTTTCGGGTGA
- a CDS encoding tryptophan 2,3-dioxygenase family protein — MSKTLDASGVGGSETPNLDFDGTTPYEDYVQADVLTHLQHLRSDDPGEMVFLVTTQVMELWFTVIVHEWETAAKALREDRIPVAMDALKRSLRELEALNASWRPLAQLTPGQFNAYRAALGEGSGFQSAMYRRMEFLLGEKSSSMLVPHRGAPRVHAELEKALHEPSLYDEVLRLLARRGLPVPDAVLNRDLSLRYEPSAEVEAVWTGLYAAPDDNETVDLHRLGEVLTDVAELVWRWRNDHLVATRRAMGAKTGTGGSAGVTWLEKRATKNVFPELWTARSYV, encoded by the coding sequence ATGTCGAAAACCCTTGATGCCTCCGGAGTCGGCGGGTCGGAAACCCCGAACCTCGACTTCGATGGCACGACCCCGTACGAGGACTACGTCCAGGCGGACGTCCTCACCCACCTCCAGCACCTCCGCTCGGACGACCCGGGCGAGATGGTCTTCCTGGTCACGACCCAGGTCATGGAGCTGTGGTTCACGGTCATCGTCCACGAGTGGGAAACCGCCGCGAAGGCCCTGCGCGAGGACCGGATCCCGGTCGCGATGGATGCGCTGAAACGTTCCCTCCGTGAGCTGGAGGCCCTCAACGCCTCCTGGCGCCCGCTCGCCCAACTCACCCCGGGACAGTTCAACGCCTACCGCGCCGCCCTCGGCGAAGGTTCCGGTTTCCAGTCGGCGATGTACCGCCGGATGGAGTTCCTGCTCGGCGAGAAGTCCTCCTCCATGCTGGTCCCGCACCGGGGCGCCCCGCGCGTCCACGCGGAGCTGGAGAAGGCCCTGCACGAGCCCAGCCTCTACGACGAGGTGCTGCGCCTGCTCGCCCGCCGCGGCCTGCCGGTCCCGGACGCCGTCCTGAACCGCGACCTGTCGCTGCGCTACGAGCCCTCGGCCGAGGTCGAGGCCGTCTGGACGGGGCTGTACGCCGCCCCGGACGACAACGAGACCGTGGACCTGCACCGCCTCGGCGAGGTCCTCACGGATGTCGCGGAGCTCGTCTGGCGCTGGCGCAACGACCACCTGGTGGCCACCCGCCGCGCGATGGGCGCGAAGACGGGCACGGGCGGCTCGGCCGGCGTGACCTGGCTGGAGAAGCGCGCGACGAAGAACGTCTTCCCGGAGCTCTGGACGGCCCGCAGCTATGTCTGA
- a CDS encoding DUF3151 domain-containing protein has product MSIHQNLLGGPAPTHLPDEPGREAIDAGTPAVEVAAAHPTSSLAWAILADEAFAAGSTVESYAYARTGYHRGLDALRRAGWKGHGPVPWEHEPNRGFLRALHALARAAEAIGEKEEYERCSTFLRDSSPTAADTLSA; this is encoded by the coding sequence ATGTCCATTCACCAGAACCTGCTCGGGGGCCCCGCCCCCACCCACCTGCCCGACGAGCCCGGCCGCGAGGCCATCGACGCCGGCACCCCCGCCGTCGAGGTGGCGGCCGCGCACCCCACGTCGTCCCTCGCCTGGGCGATCCTCGCCGACGAGGCCTTCGCCGCCGGCAGCACGGTGGAGTCGTACGCCTACGCCCGTACGGGCTACCACCGCGGCCTCGACGCGCTGCGCCGCGCCGGATGGAAGGGGCACGGCCCGGTGCCGTGGGAGCACGAGCCGAACCGCGGCTTCCTGCGCGCCCTGCACGCCCTGGCCCGCGCGGCCGAGGCGATCGGCGAGAAGGAGGAGTACGAGCGCTGCTCGACCTTCCTGCGCGACTCGTCGCCGACGGCCGCGGACACGCTGAGCGCCTGA